Genomic window (Desulforapulum autotrophicum HRM2):
CCAAGTCCGCAGGGGATGACATTGTACGACCGGTCCTGCCCAAGGATGTCGGTCCAGAGATCAACAGCCTTTTCAGGGGCAATGAAAATCTCAAACCCGAATTCACCGGTGTAGCCCGATCGGGAAAGCAGCACCGGGGTGCCGTCGGTGAGCACCACCTGGGAAGACGGACTGAATGCAGGATCCATATGCCCCTTAAAGGAAAAGTAGGGCATGGTATCAAACACCTGTTCCGGTGATTGGATCAGATGCTTGAGAATGCGCAACGAATTTTTTCCCTGGATGTCGATCTTGGCAATCTTGCCCGTGAGGTCTTTGATGACCACATCAAGTTTTTTTCCATGCCCGGCAAGATGGGCTGTCACTGTTGCACCCATGCCGGCATTAACGCAGACCATAAAATCCCCAGGCCCAATGCAATAAACAATAGCATCATCTACCGTATGGCCCTGTTCGTCAAGGATGGCACCATACACACACCTTCCCTGGGCAAGACTGGCAAGATCCCGGGTATGGCAGCGCTGGAGAAGGGCCAGGGCATCGTTGCCCCTGACCGTCACACAGGCCATGTGGCTTGTGTCAAAAATGCCTGCTGATTCAAGGACCGCAAGATGTTCATTCTTGACCCCTGTTTCGTACCAAAGCGGCATGTCAAAACCGCCGAATTCGGCCATATTGGCGTTGTTCTCCCTGTGCCAGCGGTTCAACGGTGTGGTCTTAAGCATGTTTCCCATGGTGTTAACCT
Coding sequences:
- a CDS encoding aminomethyltransferase family protein, producing the protein MKDQTQVTNKNAKNSEVNTMGNMLKTTPLNRWHRENNANMAEFGGFDMPLWYETGVKNEHLAVLESAGIFDTSHMACVTVRGNDALALLQRCHTRDLASLAQGRCVYGAILDEQGHTVDDAIVYCIGPGDFMVCVNAGMGATVTAHLAGHGKKLDVVIKDLTGKIAKIDIQGKNSLRILKHLIQSPEQVFDTMPYFSFKGHMDPAFSPSSQVVLTDGTPVLLSRSGYTGEFGFEIFIAPEKAVDLWTDILGQDRSYNVIPCGLGARDSLRAGAVLPLSHQDIGSWKFINHPWMFALSLKPDGSGFTKAFIGDKALLDPKDAYYTHAFVGENLRKVSSGQKAQVFDLEGNLLGNVLTCATDMGIGWIDQKIISITSPDRPEGFVPKGLSCGFIRVKSPLEMGSKVVLKENKRTLTVTLVTDVRPHRTARQKISNFI